In the genome of Streptomyces sp. V2I9, one region contains:
- a CDS encoding Fur family transcriptional regulator: protein MATAPISGTNAAPVRGRSTRQRAAVAAALDEVDEFRSAQELHDVLKHRGDSVGLTTVYRTLQSLADAGEVDVLRTTEGEAVYRRCSTGDHHHHLVCRLCGKAVEVEGPAVEQWAESIAAQHGYVNVAHTVEIFGTCAECAASKA, encoded by the coding sequence GTGGCCACGGCGCCGATCAGTGGCACGAACGCAGCGCCGGTACGCGGCCGGTCCACCCGGCAGCGGGCGGCGGTGGCGGCGGCGCTCGACGAGGTCGACGAGTTCCGCAGCGCCCAGGAACTGCACGACGTCCTCAAGCACCGCGGTGACTCCGTGGGCCTGACCACGGTCTACCGGACCCTGCAGTCCCTCGCCGACGCCGGTGAGGTCGACGTCCTGCGCACCACCGAGGGCGAGGCCGTCTACCGGCGGTGCTCGACCGGCGACCATCACCACCACCTGGTCTGCCGGCTCTGCGGCAAGGCGGTGGAGGTCGAAGGTCCGGCCGTCGAGCAGTGGGCCGAGTCGATCGCCGCCCAGCACGGCTATGTGAACGTCGCGCACACCGTCGAGATCTTCGGCACCTGCGCGGAGTGCGCCGCGAGCAAGGCGTAG
- a CDS encoding isoprenyl transferase, translated as MAVRGILGGRNRRTYKTPEPHPSGATPPKIPGELVPRHVAVVMDGNGRWAKERGLPRTEGHKVGEGVVMDVLKGCIEMGVKNLSLYAFSTENWKRSPDEVKFLMNFNRDVIRRRRDEMDELGIRIRWVGRMPKLWKSVVQELQVAQEQTKDNDAMTLYFCVNYGGRAEIADAAQRIAQDVAAGKLDPSKVNEKTFQKYIYYPDMPDVDLFVRPSGEQRTSNYLIWQSAYAEMVFQDVLWPDFDRRDLWRACLEYAQRDRRFGGAQEAEAAT; from the coding sequence ATGGCAGTACGCGGGATCCTCGGCGGCCGTAACCGGCGCACGTACAAGACCCCCGAGCCGCACCCCTCGGGCGCGACGCCCCCGAAGATCCCCGGCGAGCTGGTGCCCCGGCACGTCGCCGTCGTGATGGACGGCAACGGCCGCTGGGCCAAGGAGCGGGGGCTGCCCCGCACCGAGGGCCACAAGGTCGGCGAGGGCGTCGTCATGGACGTGCTCAAGGGCTGCATCGAGATGGGCGTGAAGAACCTCTCCCTGTACGCCTTCTCCACCGAGAACTGGAAGCGCTCGCCGGACGAGGTGAAGTTCCTGATGAACTTCAACCGCGACGTGATCCGCCGCCGCCGCGACGAGATGGACGAACTGGGCATCCGCATCCGCTGGGTGGGCCGCATGCCCAAGCTGTGGAAGTCCGTCGTCCAGGAGCTCCAGGTCGCCCAGGAGCAGACCAAGGACAACGACGCGATGACGCTGTACTTCTGCGTCAACTACGGCGGCCGCGCCGAGATCGCGGACGCCGCGCAGCGCATCGCGCAGGACGTGGCGGCCGGGAAGCTGGACCCCTCGAAGGTCAACGAGAAGACCTTCCAGAAGTACATCTACTACCCGGACATGCCGGACGTGGACCTCTTCGTGCGCCCCAGCGGCGAGCAGCGGACCTCGAACTACCTGATCTGGCAGAGCGCGTACGCGGAGATGGTCTTCCAGGACGTTCTCTGGCCGGATTTCGACCGCCGGGACCTGTGGCGTGCCTGCCTGGAGTACGCCCAGCGCGACCGCCGCTTCGGCGGGGCGCAGGAGGCGGAAGCCGCCACGTGA
- the recO gene encoding DNA repair protein RecO — MSLFRDDGIVLRTQKLGEADRIITILTRGHGRIRAVARGVRRTKSKFGARLEPFSHVDVQFFARGSELVGRGLPLCTQSETIAPYGGGIVTDYARYTAGTAMLETAERFTDHEGEPAVQQYLLLVGGLRTLARGEHAPHLILDAFLLRSLAVNGYAPSFEDCAKCGMPGPNRFFSVGAGGVICGDCRAPGSVVPSAQALELLSALLSGDWATADACEARHVREGSGLVSAYLHWHLERGLRSLRYVEK; from the coding sequence ATGAGCTTGTTCCGGGACGACGGCATCGTGCTGCGTACGCAGAAACTGGGCGAGGCCGACCGGATCATCACGATCCTGACCCGCGGCCACGGCCGGATCCGCGCCGTCGCCCGCGGGGTGCGCCGCACCAAGTCCAAGTTCGGCGCCCGCCTGGAGCCCTTCTCCCACGTGGACGTGCAGTTCTTCGCCCGCGGCAGCGAGCTGGTCGGCCGGGGGCTGCCGCTGTGCACCCAGAGCGAGACGATCGCCCCGTACGGCGGCGGGATCGTCACCGACTACGCCCGTTACACCGCCGGCACCGCGATGCTGGAGACCGCCGAGCGGTTCACCGACCACGAGGGCGAACCGGCCGTCCAGCAGTACCTGCTGCTCGTCGGCGGCCTGCGGACCCTCGCCCGCGGCGAGCACGCCCCCCATCTGATCCTGGACGCGTTCCTGCTGCGCTCGCTCGCGGTGAACGGGTACGCGCCCAGCTTCGAGGACTGCGCCAAGTGCGGAATGCCCGGCCCGAACCGGTTCTTCTCCGTCGGGGCGGGGGGCGTCATCTGCGGTGACTGCCGGGCCCCCGGCAGCGTCGTACCCTCGGCACAGGCCCTGGAACTGCTGAGCGCGCTGCTCAGCGGCGACTGGGCGACGGCGGACGCGTGCGAGGCGCGTCATGTCAGGGAGGGGAGCGGGCTGGTGTCCGCCTATCTGCACTGGCATCTGGAGCGCGGCCTGCGCTCGCTGCGGTACGTAGAGAAGTGA